CCTCCTGCGCCTTAAGGATGCCATAGTGCAACATCTTGGCTTTGTAGTCGGCATAGTTCTTGTAACAGTAGTGGGTCAACTTTGCGGAGAATTTACCCGATTTCCCATTGACCTGTAGCGTTTCATGAACCAATTTTTCGCTGGTAAAATGAGCCTTACTTTTTCTGAACAGTCTATGATTTTTATCGGTCTGCCAGCCACTAAAATGCAAAGGCCTATTTTGATACATGAACTTTCTATAAAACCAATAGGCCTCACAGCTGTTCTTGCTGTTTATGGTATTTAGAATTTCTTTTTGTAGGTCAGGGGTAACTACTTCATCGGCATCCACAAAGAGTATCCAGTCATTGGTGGCCAATTTCAGGGCATGGGATTTTTGGTCCGTAAAATTGACAAATGGTCGCTGAACAACCTCCACTTTGGGGTGGTTTGCTAAATAATTATAGGTACCATCGGTACTAAAGGAG
The sequence above is a segment of the Muricauda sp. SCSIO 64092 genome. Coding sequences within it:
- a CDS encoding glycosyltransferase family 2 protein is translated as MSTPKQKLSALIITYNEMGYIEKCIDSISFADEIIVVDSFSTDGTYNYLANHPKVEVVQRPFVNFTDQKSHALKLATNDWILFVDADEVVTPDLQKEILNTINSKNSCEAYWFYRKFMYQNRPLHFSGWQTDKNHRLFRKSKAHFTSEKLVHETLQVNGKSGKFSAKLTHYCYKNYADYKAKMLHYGILKAQEAKRNGKRFNYLKMIGKPIWKFLYNYIIRLGFLDSGRGINICYLNALSVYKRYHELKRLEILHNSASYPKIVGKHKLA